A DNA window from Streptomyces sp. 71268 contains the following coding sequences:
- a CDS encoding Rrf2 family transcriptional regulator codes for MQLAKGVEWGLHCCLALAWLGDAEPVPTAKLAAVFDLPPPYLNKRLQALVRAGILSSSPGVRGGFRLARAPERITLMDVVVAIEGPEDPFRCTEIRQHGAGADAEPGEFAQPCGIATAMRRAELAWRRELAAQSLADLIAATPPASADRVRRYYARLSATAT; via the coding sequence ATGCAACTGGCCAAGGGCGTGGAGTGGGGACTGCACTGCTGTCTGGCGCTGGCGTGGCTCGGGGACGCCGAGCCGGTGCCAACAGCCAAGCTGGCCGCGGTGTTCGACCTCCCGCCGCCGTACCTGAACAAGCGCCTGCAGGCCCTGGTGCGGGCCGGCATCCTCAGCTCGTCCCCCGGCGTCCGGGGCGGCTTCCGGCTCGCCCGGGCGCCCGAGCGGATCACGCTGATGGACGTGGTGGTGGCCATCGAGGGGCCCGAGGACCCGTTCCGCTGTACGGAGATCCGCCAGCACGGCGCCGGCGCGGACGCCGAGCCGGGCGAGTTCGCCCAGCCCTGCGGCATCGCCACCGCCATGCGCCGGGCCGAACTGGCCTGGCGGCGCGAGCTGGCTGCCCAGTCGCTCGCCGACCTCATCGCCGCCACGCCGCCGGCGTCCGCCGACCGCGTCCGCCGCTACTACGCCCGGCTCAGCGCCACCGCCACCTGA
- a CDS encoding helix-turn-helix transcriptional regulator codes for MSEIRHTPRASTAVRRLPPGFGVGAHHHDDHQIIYAGRGVLSVTTDAGSWVAPATSALWVPAGTVHEPRAWGETGLHTVGLPATVNPLRLDRPAVIAVGPLLRELILEYTRDPADASPERRRLLRVLLDQLRHSPRRPIHLPTARDPRLAAVCALLADDPSDGRTLTALGAAVGASDRTLARLFRAEMGMTFPQWRTQLRLHRALLLLADGMPVTAVAHRCGWASASAFIDVFRRTLGHTPGARKLPYD; via the coding sequence ATGTCGGAGATCCGCCACACGCCCCGCGCCTCCACCGCCGTGCGCAGGCTCCCACCCGGGTTCGGGGTCGGGGCACACCACCACGACGACCACCAGATCATCTACGCGGGGCGCGGCGTGCTGTCCGTGACGACCGACGCGGGCAGTTGGGTCGCCCCGGCGACCAGCGCGCTGTGGGTGCCGGCCGGCACCGTCCACGAGCCCCGCGCCTGGGGCGAGACCGGCCTGCACACGGTGGGGCTGCCCGCCACGGTGAACCCGCTGCGCCTCGACCGGCCCGCCGTGATCGCCGTCGGGCCGCTGCTGCGCGAGCTGATCCTGGAGTACACGCGCGACCCGGCCGACGCGAGCCCGGAGCGGCGGCGCCTGCTGCGCGTCCTGCTCGACCAGCTCCGGCACTCGCCACGGCGCCCCATCCACCTGCCGACGGCGCGCGACCCCCGGCTGGCCGCGGTGTGCGCGCTGCTGGCCGACGACCCGTCCGACGGCCGCACGCTGACCGCGCTGGGAGCCGCGGTGGGGGCGAGCGATCGCACGCTGGCCCGGCTCTTCCGCGCGGAGATGGGCATGACCTTCCCGCAGTGGCGCACCCAACTCCGTCTGCACCGCGCGCTGTTGCTGCTCGCGGACGGCATGCCGGTGACGGCGGTGGCGCACCGGTGCGGGTGGGCCTCCGCGAGCGCCTTCATCGACGTCTTCCGGCGGACCCTCGGCCATACGCCGGGCGCGCGGAAGCTCCCGTACGACTGA
- a CDS encoding MFS transporter translates to MTRLPRTGRRPSAIGLLAVAHACNDVYQGAVLALVPFLVAERHYGYVGVSGIVLAATLLSSVVQPAFGALTDRRPMPWLIPGGIAAAGLGIALSGLTDVYALTWIAVALSGLGVAAYHPEAARMARSVTAGSHIGMSWFSLGGNIGWALAPVLVTPVLAVGGLSATPLLIVPAAVGVALVLWTRGRAGWDGAGPGAAKERAGEDDWPLFLRLSAVVVCRSIAYVGLSAFISLYVRHHLDAGDTAGAAALFILFGGGAIGTLLGGRLAARWGRVRTLRVAYAVSVPSVAGIPFAPGPLVYVFVAATAVALYVPFSLHVTLGQDYLPRRVGTASGVTLGLAVSIGGIASPLVGALAEATSLRWALASLVSMPIACWVLSYTLTEPAAMESRSTEPKARVAE, encoded by the coding sequence ATGACACGTCTCCCGCGCACCGGCCGACGCCCGTCGGCCATTGGTCTGCTTGCCGTGGCGCACGCCTGCAACGACGTCTACCAGGGCGCCGTGCTCGCCCTGGTGCCCTTCCTGGTGGCCGAGCGCCACTACGGGTACGTGGGGGTCTCGGGCATCGTGCTGGCCGCCACGCTGCTGTCCTCCGTGGTCCAGCCCGCCTTCGGGGCCCTGACCGACCGCAGGCCCATGCCGTGGCTGATCCCGGGCGGCATCGCGGCGGCCGGGCTGGGCATCGCCCTGTCCGGGCTCACCGACGTGTACGCGCTGACCTGGATCGCCGTCGCGCTCTCCGGCCTCGGCGTGGCCGCGTACCACCCCGAGGCCGCCCGGATGGCGCGCTCGGTGACGGCGGGCAGCCACATCGGCATGAGCTGGTTCTCGCTCGGCGGCAATATCGGCTGGGCGCTCGCCCCCGTCCTCGTGACACCGGTACTGGCCGTCGGCGGGCTTTCGGCCACGCCGCTGCTGATCGTGCCCGCCGCCGTCGGCGTCGCCCTGGTGCTGTGGACCCGTGGCCGGGCCGGCTGGGACGGCGCCGGCCCCGGCGCGGCCAAGGAGCGGGCGGGCGAGGACGACTGGCCGCTGTTCCTGCGCCTTTCGGCGGTCGTGGTCTGCCGGTCGATCGCGTACGTGGGGCTGAGCGCGTTCATCTCGCTGTACGTGCGCCACCACCTGGACGCCGGGGACACGGCCGGCGCGGCGGCCCTGTTCATCCTCTTCGGCGGTGGCGCGATCGGCACCCTGCTCGGCGGCCGGCTGGCCGCGCGCTGGGGCCGGGTGCGGACGCTGCGCGTCGCGTACGCGGTGTCCGTCCCGTCCGTGGCGGGCATTCCCTTCGCGCCCGGGCCGCTGGTGTACGTCTTCGTCGCGGCGACCGCCGTCGCGCTCTACGTGCCCTTCTCGCTGCACGTCACGCTGGGCCAGGACTATCTCCCGCGCCGGGTCGGCACCGCGAGCGGCGTCACCCTCGGGCTCGCCGTGAGCATCGGCGGCATTGCCAGCCCGCTGGTCGGCGCCCTGGCCGAGGCCACCTCGCTGCGCTGGGCGCTGGCTTCGCTGGTGTCGATGCCCATCGCCTGTTGGGTCCTGTCGTACACGCTCACCGAACCGGCGGCCATGGAGAGCCGGTCGACCGAGCCGAAGGCGCGCGTCGCGGAGTGA
- the snpA gene encoding snapalysin codes for MQRSRIFLTASLGLGLATAVATLPATASASPAKAESQVSTAASIAAYEGSGEDRAATKAFFEAVMKSAKAKQAKTGAAAVTVTYSARRAPTFASQIARSTQIWNSSVQNVQLREGSSSYDFEYREGNDPRGSYASTNGHGRGYIFLDYRQNQQYDSTRVTSHETGHVLGLPDRYSGPCSELMSGGGPGPSCRNPNPNAQESARVNQLWANGLTAFDKGSFLKAAR; via the coding sequence ATGCAACGCTCCAGGATATTTCTGACGGCTTCGCTCGGCCTTGGTCTGGCCACCGCGGTCGCCACCCTGCCGGCCACCGCATCGGCCTCGCCCGCGAAGGCGGAGTCCCAGGTCAGCACCGCCGCGAGCATCGCGGCCTACGAGGGTTCGGGCGAGGACCGGGCGGCCACGAAGGCGTTCTTCGAGGCCGTCATGAAGTCGGCCAAGGCCAAGCAGGCCAAGACCGGCGCGGCCGCCGTCACCGTGACGTACAGCGCGAGACGAGCACCCACCTTCGCCTCCCAGATCGCCCGCAGCACCCAGATCTGGAACAGCTCCGTGCAGAACGTGCAGTTGCGCGAGGGCTCGAGCAGCTACGACTTCGAGTACCGCGAGGGCAACGACCCGCGCGGCTCGTACGCCAGCACCAACGGCCACGGTCGCGGTTACATCTTCCTCGACTACCGGCAGAACCAGCAGTACGACTCGACCCGCGTCACCTCGCACGAGACCGGCCACGTGCTCGGCCTGCCGGACCGCTACTCGGGTCCGTGCAGCGAGCTGATGTCCGGTGGCGGCCCCGGCCCCTCGTGCCGGAACCCCAACCCGAACGCGCAGGAGTCGGCCCGCGTCAACCAGTTGTGGGCCAACGGCCTCACGGCCTTCGACAAGGGCTCGTTCCTCAAGGCGGCGCGCTGA